In Paenibacillus sp. FSL R7-0345, a single window of DNA contains:
- a CDS encoding DEAD/DEAH box helicase translates to MAGMFGFLNRRKGTSEGALLPQVDINRKLVPDGIDYRITRESQTLHFPLNLRISELRQLAHADILELLEDLWYEEFLEKRGDSYCLSYEKFAGIPHELRERLDIPQPVRLELKLGHESAVGSPHFKFVLEKKHEKWAHLERTAKNVGPWIILPNQQTLLMDAEQYQFQRLIDQAPNPLDRDNIFTYVAEVRATAVRNCYAMDDYLQHQEYLFVDKVDIALNYDQKAITFAPEYGSSDHVAPELLADMSANSSRYAMDDKQRKVFVKPSVVENAQRIRQLPRIKGADIPKFAENPEAYLPEMEGLDLALFGERVKSLGIRVYRAQPFVHASEQERGWFELDFGFSAQDENGEVGQIWEAPEMLNLINQAQQSGEEFIEWNGNWLKLPQNAEGFAESMEKAKSELFSANSLVDITKLPYVLEIFENIGQLEYNQPILQAQQEMQDLGIFSKLPPADLKATLKPFQTDGYVWMKALHYRKLGGLLADDMGLGKTIQVISFLSYLQEINSLTPTLVVVPKTLMDNWEKEIRKFAPGLLHLLYLHRGGERVKDAEVLKRNGITVTTYHTLAKDQLIFGQVDWQAIICDEAQAIKNPSTAASKVLKAMKSKFRLAMTGTPVENGLSELWSIMDYVQPGLLGSLREFKEEFVNKLDSETRDIQTEQQLLARISMVYKRRTKSEELGDQLPPKQSVMTKVPLGKDQAKLYSEVITLVRNKAMDGLQAIQKLKALSSHPALVADQFMNIPYEQVPKLKETIEIIRKARDKGEKVLIFSEYIKMQEILRKTIRDCFEINPMIINGMTDRRQEQVDLFNGKQGFDAMILSPKAAGTGLTITSANHVIHYTRWWNPAVENQATDRAYRIGQERPVYVYYPIVADVSRLTKQGTVEEIVHRLLSDKQEMASSVIVSSRKLSVEDEVLKTID, encoded by the coding sequence ATGGCGGGGATGTTTGGTTTTTTAAACAGAAGAAAAGGTACATCCGAGGGGGCTTTGTTACCCCAAGTTGATATTAATCGGAAACTGGTCCCGGACGGAATCGACTACCGGATTACCCGTGAGAGCCAGACGCTGCATTTTCCATTAAATTTACGGATATCTGAACTCCGGCAACTTGCACATGCTGATATTCTCGAATTGCTGGAGGATTTGTGGTATGAGGAATTCCTGGAGAAGCGGGGAGACAGCTACTGTTTATCTTATGAAAAGTTTGCAGGTATTCCGCATGAATTACGGGAGAGATTGGATATTCCGCAACCTGTGCGTTTGGAACTTAAGCTGGGGCATGAAAGTGCGGTAGGCAGCCCGCATTTTAAGTTCGTACTCGAAAAAAAACATGAAAAATGGGCGCATTTGGAGAGGACTGCCAAGAATGTGGGTCCGTGGATTATCCTCCCAAATCAGCAAACACTTCTCATGGATGCCGAGCAATATCAATTTCAGCGGCTGATTGATCAAGCACCTAATCCGTTAGACCGGGATAACATTTTCACCTATGTTGCAGAGGTAAGAGCTACGGCTGTTAGGAATTGTTATGCAATGGATGACTACCTCCAGCATCAGGAGTACTTATTTGTTGATAAGGTGGATATTGCTCTGAATTATGATCAAAAAGCAATCACTTTTGCTCCTGAATATGGGTCCTCAGATCATGTTGCACCTGAACTGCTGGCTGATATGAGTGCTAATTCCAGTCGCTATGCTATGGATGATAAGCAGCGAAAAGTGTTCGTCAAACCGTCCGTTGTCGAAAATGCACAGCGAATTCGACAATTGCCGCGTATTAAAGGAGCAGACATTCCTAAATTTGCCGAGAACCCGGAAGCTTATTTGCCGGAAATGGAGGGACTCGACCTGGCTCTGTTTGGTGAACGGGTCAAGTCGCTGGGAATCCGTGTGTACCGGGCGCAGCCGTTTGTACATGCTTCTGAACAGGAAAGAGGCTGGTTTGAACTCGATTTTGGTTTCTCTGCACAGGATGAGAATGGCGAAGTGGGGCAGATATGGGAAGCTCCTGAAATGCTTAATCTTATCAACCAGGCCCAGCAGAGCGGTGAAGAATTCATTGAATGGAACGGGAACTGGCTAAAGCTTCCACAAAATGCTGAGGGTTTTGCAGAATCTATGGAGAAGGCCAAAAGTGAGCTGTTTTCTGCCAACAGTCTTGTAGATATTACTAAACTACCCTATGTTCTTGAGATTTTTGAGAACATAGGACAGTTGGAGTATAATCAACCCATTTTACAAGCACAGCAGGAGATGCAGGATCTTGGGATTTTCAGCAAACTACCTCCTGCGGACTTGAAGGCAACATTAAAGCCGTTTCAGACGGATGGTTATGTATGGATGAAAGCATTACATTACCGTAAGCTCGGCGGATTACTGGCGGATGATATGGGTTTAGGGAAGACCATTCAGGTTATTTCTTTTCTTTCGTATCTACAGGAAATAAATAGTCTCACTCCTACATTAGTCGTTGTTCCCAAAACGCTTATGGACAATTGGGAGAAAGAAATACGTAAGTTTGCCCCTGGATTGCTGCATTTGTTGTATCTTCACCGTGGAGGAGAACGTGTGAAAGATGCAGAAGTACTCAAGCGTAATGGCATTACAGTCACCACTTACCATACCTTAGCTAAAGACCAGCTGATTTTCGGTCAAGTAGACTGGCAGGCCATTATTTGCGATGAAGCTCAAGCTATTAAGAATCCTTCAACAGCCGCTTCCAAGGTATTGAAGGCTATGAAATCGAAATTCCGTCTGGCTATGACAGGAACGCCGGTAGAGAATGGATTAAGTGAATTGTGGTCTATTATGGATTATGTACAGCCAGGATTGCTTGGGAGTTTAAGAGAGTTTAAAGAGGAATTTGTAAACAAACTGGATAGTGAAACAAGAGACATACAAACGGAGCAACAGTTGCTTGCACGTATTTCCATGGTATATAAACGGCGTACCAAATCAGAAGAATTGGGAGATCAGTTGCCGCCTAAGCAGTCTGTTATGACAAAAGTGCCTTTGGGTAAAGACCAGGCGAAATTATACAGTGAAGTAATCACGTTGGTCCGCAATAAGGCAATGGATGGACTGCAGGCTATTCAAAAGCTTAAAGCGCTTAGTTCCCATCCTGCTCTTGTGGCTGACCAATTTATGAATATACCTTACGAACAGGTTCCCAAACTGAAAGAAACCATTGAAATTATACGTAAAGCAAGAGACAAGGGTGAGAAGGTACTTATTTTTTCAGAATATATTAAAATGCAGGAGATTTTGCGCAAAACCATCCGTGATTGTTTTGAAATAAACCCGATGATTATTAACGGCATGACAGATCGTAGACAGGAACAGGTTGATCTATTTAACGGGAAACAAGGTTTTGACGCCATGATTTTATCACCGAAGGCGGCGGGGACGGGGCTCACAATAACTTCCGCTAATCATGTCATTCATTACACACGCTGGTGGAATCCAGCGGTAGAGAACCAGGCTACAGACCGTGCTTATCGGATTGGCCAGGAAAGGCCGGTTTATGTCTATTATCCCATTGTTGCCGACGTGAGTCGTCTGACAAAACAGGGGACTGTTGAGGAAATTGTACACCGGCTTTTGAGCGATAAACAGGAGATGGCTTCTTCGGTGATTGTATCGAGTAGAAAGCTAAGTGTTGAAGATGAGGTCTTGAAAACGATAGATTAA
- a CDS encoding transposase, translating to MYILQESLFSFEELQKIESKERLPIFFSALDLRPYARQLRNPSPRGADGHCRQGILRALLAAPLENIDTFTGLARRLEFDLRFRYQCGLRLDIFAPSISTLSRVFADLTRKNLAQQLFEDLVAQCQEAGILGGTHVAIDSAAIHAYEKKEPKRKSELTGNANWGVKLDAFGNKVKWFGYKLHLAVDTKSELPIALNVTPAHVNDGDEGPTLMKRTVERFKPRFFMLDAGYDQMKNYETARSVKAQAIIPMNPRNEKEPPAGMTSKGTPCCSMGFPMTYWGQEKERLKFRCPHATGKVDCPLGMTACSTSNYGMVVKVDTQQDLRRYAMPHRESRGWKELYNKRTSVERCNSRMKTYLTADQLHVWGIQKVTTHQYLNAIVLLASALAVSRQRVVTAA from the coding sequence TTGTATATTCTCCAAGAAAGTCTATTTTCCTTTGAGGAGCTTCAAAAAATCGAATCGAAAGAACGACTGCCTATCTTTTTTAGTGCACTGGACTTACGACCGTATGCGAGGCAATTGAGAAACCCTTCACCCCGAGGAGCGGATGGGCACTGCCGTCAAGGCATTCTTCGCGCATTACTCGCGGCTCCCTTAGAGAACATCGATACGTTCACCGGCCTAGCGCGTAGACTGGAGTTTGACCTTCGTTTCCGTTACCAATGTGGACTTCGGCTGGACATCTTCGCCCCTTCGATCTCTACGTTAAGCCGGGTTTTTGCCGACTTGACTCGCAAAAACCTCGCCCAGCAGTTGTTTGAGGATCTTGTCGCTCAGTGCCAAGAAGCTGGAATCCTAGGCGGCACTCATGTCGCCATCGACAGCGCAGCCATTCACGCTTACGAGAAAAAAGAACCTAAGCGAAAAAGCGAACTCACCGGCAATGCCAATTGGGGAGTAAAACTCGATGCGTTTGGCAACAAAGTTAAGTGGTTTGGCTATAAGCTGCATCTGGCCGTCGATACGAAGAGTGAACTTCCGATTGCCCTAAACGTTACACCTGCTCATGTGAATGATGGCGATGAGGGACCTACACTCATGAAGCGAACCGTCGAACGATTCAAGCCTCGTTTTTTCATGCTGGATGCAGGATATGACCAAATGAAAAACTACGAAACGGCTCGCAGCGTCAAGGCCCAAGCGATTATTCCAATGAATCCGCGGAATGAAAAGGAACCCCCTGCAGGTATGACAAGCAAAGGGACACCTTGCTGTTCGATGGGGTTTCCGATGACGTATTGGGGACAGGAAAAGGAACGTTTGAAGTTTCGTTGTCCACACGCTACGGGGAAAGTGGATTGTCCTTTAGGCATGACGGCTTGCTCCACTTCCAATTATGGGATGGTGGTCAAGGTCGACACTCAGCAAGACCTTCGCCGCTATGCAATGCCGCACCGAGAAAGTCGGGGCTGGAAGGAACTCTACAACAAGCGAACCAGTGTAGAACGCTGTAATTCTCGAATGAAGACCTATCTAACCGCAGACCAATTGCATGTTTGGGGTATTCAAAAAGTTACGACTCACCAATATTTGAATGCCATTGTGCTGCTTGCTTCTGCGCTCGCTGTATCGAGACAAAGAGTCGTAACTGCCGCTTAA
- a CDS encoding thioredoxin domain-containing protein has product MKNNHKKYTIVLGFVVIIVVILSFFNIFNEKTSANELPTLMDAKGKLDIKKGDFDLENQPFLGEESAPVKVIEFLDFKCPVCKNWDKEVFPEFKKEFIDTGKVQFYFINFPFLGPDSIEAALAAETIYNQNSKLFWEFKEKFLENQGSEMKIWATEEFILNFVKEEIDGVDFKLFKKELQKNKYLLDVKKDFKISAANGVFGTPTFLVNGIGVDTIQLREKVLEQLK; this is encoded by the coding sequence ATGAAAAATAATCACAAGAAATATACTATTGTATTAGGTTTTGTGGTGATAATAGTAGTTATACTATCTTTTTTTAATATTTTTAATGAAAAAACAAGTGCAAATGAACTCCCGACTTTAATGGATGCTAAAGGTAAATTGGATATTAAAAAGGGAGATTTTGATCTTGAGAACCAACCTTTCTTAGGTGAAGAAAGTGCTCCTGTTAAAGTAATTGAATTCTTAGACTTTAAATGTCCTGTCTGTAAAAACTGGGATAAAGAAGTGTTTCCAGAATTTAAAAAGGAATTTATTGACACTGGAAAAGTGCAATTTTACTTTATTAACTTTCCTTTTCTTGGCCCTGACTCCATAGAAGCTGCACTTGCGGCAGAAACAATCTATAATCAAAATTCTAAATTATTTTGGGAATTCAAAGAGAAATTTTTGGAAAATCAAGGAAGTGAAATGAAAATTTGGGCAACTGAAGAATTTATATTAAATTTTGTAAAGGAAGAGATCGATGGAGTTGATTTTAAGTTATTTAAGAAGGAATTACAGAAAAATAAGTATCTGCTAGATGTAAAGAAAGATTTTAAAATTTCAGCAGCTAATGGGGTTTTCGGTACCCCTACTTTTCTTGTGAATGGAATTGGAGTAGATACAATTCAACTGAGAGAGAAGGTTCTAGAACAACTTAAATAG
- a CDS encoding DUF3999 family protein: protein MRRHNQSNRSRRNRILIKSSTALLLLGALSPFALFSGQPLSAAAEEVTGDAVAHPEWKYSKVIELPEHSPYTELYLDPEVYAGAAADLRDLRIMDNTGTFIPFYKESSEEFSEERLTTYSATLIHSAKKGASTLFDYKVTPLAENVDILGNRLELGLPDVNFLLHTQLLGSYDGVAWEPIADGDLYNVNGRVQGSIELGASYRYGYYRLIAENNAANLTFPSLTLLRDTRVTHTDHFRQQQDAVYEIQQKERQTEIIIQNPARLNISGLQLEIGGNGSFTRRFELYDGEGRLLPAAGSGELYRLDFKATEIDSTAIIPDRASSASTLRIVIYNQDDAPLSVKGLKLEYLLDRLVFAAEGEQPLRLLYGNAEAAAPQYDIVNFKDYIAGEGKMLAGLGAAELRQSPAADTPQTSWFQGRTGFNIVIIAVSLLLIIFLARKLGRK from the coding sequence ATGCGCAGACACAACCAGAGCAACCGGAGCAGGAGGAACAGGATTCTGATCAAGAGTAGCACGGCGCTTCTGCTGCTGGGCGCGCTCAGCCCGTTTGCGCTGTTCTCCGGGCAGCCTCTGTCTGCCGCGGCAGAAGAGGTTACCGGAGACGCTGTTGCACACCCTGAATGGAAATATTCCAAGGTGATCGAGCTTCCGGAACACAGCCCCTACACCGAGCTATATCTTGATCCTGAGGTATATGCAGGTGCAGCGGCTGATCTGCGTGACCTGCGGATTATGGACAATACCGGCACCTTTATTCCATTTTATAAGGAGAGCAGCGAAGAATTCTCGGAGGAACGGCTCACTACCTACTCCGCTACACTGATCCATAGCGCCAAAAAAGGCGCCAGCACCCTGTTCGATTACAAGGTAACACCCCTGGCTGAGAATGTTGACATTCTGGGCAACCGGCTGGAGCTCGGGCTGCCGGACGTAAATTTCCTGCTCCACACACAGCTGCTCGGCAGCTATGACGGAGTGGCCTGGGAGCCTATAGCGGACGGAGATCTGTATAATGTGAACGGGCGTGTGCAGGGTAGCATTGAACTGGGCGCGAGCTATAGATACGGCTATTACCGGCTGATTGCCGAGAACAACGCGGCCAATCTCACTTTCCCTTCCCTTACTCTGCTGCGAGACACGAGGGTGACGCATACAGATCATTTCAGGCAGCAGCAGGATGCCGTTTATGAAATTCAGCAAAAGGAACGGCAGACGGAAATCATCATTCAGAATCCGGCCCGGCTGAACATCTCCGGGCTGCAGCTGGAAATCGGCGGCAACGGCAGCTTTACCCGCCGGTTCGAGCTTTATGACGGTGAAGGCAGACTGCTGCCCGCAGCGGGCAGCGGGGAATTATACCGGCTGGACTTTAAGGCTACCGAAATTGACTCTACAGCCATTATTCCCGACAGAGCTTCCTCTGCCTCCACGCTGCGGATCGTCATATATAATCAGGATGACGCACCGCTATCCGTTAAGGGTCTGAAGCTAGAATATCTGCTGGACCGGCTTGTTTTTGCTGCAGAAGGTGAGCAGCCGCTCCGCCTGCTCTACGGTAATGCTGAAGCTGCTGCCCCGCAATATGATATTGTAAACTTCAAGGATTATATTGCCGGAGAAGGCAAAATGCTGGCCGGACTCGGGGCGGCAGAGCTCCGGCAGTCACCTGCAGCGGACACCCCGCAGACCAGCTGGTTCCAGGGGCGGACCGGGTTCAACATTGTGATCATTGCTGTGTCACTGCTGCTTATTATCTTTCTGGCCCGGAAATTGGGGCGGAAGTAG
- a CDS encoding DUF2339 domain-containing protein yields the protein MEQFKDRLRSIKEQQDTLAAEYRDLVKAYEGSDLVNENELLKRKAAAVEQALAEAEAQQARLKQENAELRTALTEQILDEKLGILKLSRQKLHTYFAGQSAGQHNRLTAFEVRTKQRIAEMYRTAERLLSRDREDMRRMLDELSARLSEGIHRQREALRTAEQPLAAEMDSRLDDFAAEGISEETIQRRRRQNRIEMKIGLNWINWLGILLLILAVGAGFKYTYSNWFSGYMKGSAFFLLGALMLGGGEWLFRRGRGTFALGLLGGGISVLYGSVFYSYFLLEIIGIYTGLGLSVLITLTAVLLSLRYESRTICSLGLAGGYLPLFSYIGAFGLEGSAVYVAMGYLFLLNLLILMISLRKRWIVVNYISFLFNTPSMLLLIILSDSHGISMFYSVLTFAMYLGMTLWYPFKFRTKLSWWDFALLACNTLTSCLVLYVLFINAGLGAYKGALALVFCLMYLGLGQLLEKRMAQEKESMVLFYSTALTFAVLMIPFQFGAVWWSIGWLIEAVVLTVYGHLQRFKAVERTGWGILLLSVGIFFFVDVLVQSSSAAPLILYDNSYFALKYTFITAGLLIVAFVYAVRHTDREVVLTSTPLDIQIGIWFKYAAVANLYAYLIYEAMHLYDLYVPEDFTRASFYKMLLAALLTLGLAYVLPRIKVLYDNVIGYMVYFLYAVGYVIAVGLTFGQHTLRADFSDNTAADYISFGLLLLFNVFVWLNGGRLLKVLLRREYNNAELYPVIMGVYLLAVVTAFLSMQLRQTDGGLVYSITYLLLAVLFIMFGFRRRYVYIRRFGLGLTLLATGKLLLYDLQLLGTGSKIIAYFSFGICLLGISYLYQRVSARMEEAYAQTQPEQPEQEEQDSDQE from the coding sequence ATGGAGCAATTTAAGGACCGATTAAGATCCATAAAAGAACAGCAGGATACACTTGCCGCTGAATACCGCGATCTCGTCAAAGCCTATGAGGGCAGCGATCTGGTTAACGAAAATGAGCTGCTCAAAAGAAAAGCGGCGGCAGTGGAGCAGGCGCTGGCCGAGGCTGAGGCACAGCAGGCCAGGCTGAAGCAGGAGAATGCCGAGCTGCGCACGGCGCTGACCGAGCAGATTCTCGATGAGAAGCTCGGTATTCTTAAGCTGTCCCGGCAGAAGCTGCACACGTATTTTGCCGGGCAAAGTGCGGGCCAGCATAACCGGCTGACCGCGTTCGAGGTACGAACCAAGCAGCGGATCGCCGAAATGTACCGCACGGCAGAACGGCTGCTCAGCAGAGACCGCGAGGATATGCGCAGAATGCTGGATGAGCTGTCCGCCAGACTGAGTGAAGGCATTCACCGCCAGCGGGAAGCCCTGCGGACAGCCGAGCAGCCGCTGGCGGCAGAGATGGACAGCCGGCTGGATGATTTTGCAGCCGAAGGGATCAGTGAGGAGACGATTCAGCGGAGGCGCCGGCAGAACCGGATCGAGATGAAGATCGGGCTGAACTGGATCAACTGGCTGGGTATCCTGCTGCTGATCCTGGCTGTCGGTGCAGGCTTTAAGTATACCTATTCCAACTGGTTCAGCGGCTATATGAAGGGCAGCGCTTTTTTCCTGCTCGGGGCTTTAATGCTGGGCGGCGGGGAATGGCTGTTCCGCAGAGGCCGGGGCACCTTTGCGCTCGGATTGCTGGGCGGCGGGATTTCCGTGCTTTACGGCTCTGTGTTTTACAGTTATTTTCTGCTGGAGATTATCGGTATTTATACGGGGCTGGGCCTGTCGGTGCTCATCACCCTTACGGCCGTGCTGCTGTCGCTCCGTTATGAGTCAAGGACAATCTGCTCGCTGGGACTGGCCGGGGGCTATCTTCCGCTCTTTTCCTATATAGGCGCGTTTGGTCTGGAAGGCTCTGCCGTCTATGTAGCTATGGGGTATTTGTTCCTGTTAAATCTGCTGATTCTGATGATCTCACTGCGCAAGCGGTGGATTGTGGTCAATTACATCAGCTTTTTGTTCAATACACCTTCGATGCTGCTGCTGATTATCTTGTCGGACAGCCACGGCATCAGCATGTTCTATTCCGTTTTGACCTTTGCCATGTATCTGGGCATGACGCTGTGGTATCCGTTCAAGTTCCGGACCAAGCTGTCCTGGTGGGATTTCGCACTGCTTGCCTGCAATACACTGACCAGCTGTCTTGTCCTGTACGTGCTGTTCATTAATGCGGGTCTCGGTGCATACAAAGGGGCGCTTGCCCTGGTCTTCTGCCTGATGTATCTGGGTCTCGGACAGCTGCTGGAGAAGCGGATGGCCCAGGAAAAAGAAAGTATGGTGCTCTTCTATTCTACTGCGCTCACCTTCGCTGTCCTGATGATTCCGTTCCAGTTCGGCGCTGTCTGGTGGTCGATCGGCTGGCTGATCGAAGCGGTTGTGCTGACGGTATACGGCCATCTGCAGCGCTTCAAGGCTGTGGAGCGGACCGGCTGGGGCATTCTGCTGCTCTCGGTGGGCATTTTCTTCTTCGTCGATGTGCTGGTACAATCGTCGTCCGCCGCTCCGCTGATTCTTTATGACAATTCGTATTTTGCGCTAAAATACACCTTTATCACGGCAGGCCTGCTCATCGTCGCCTTTGTCTATGCGGTCCGGCATACCGACCGCGAGGTTGTTCTGACCAGTACTCCCCTCGATATTCAAATCGGAATCTGGTTTAAATATGCGGCTGTAGCGAACCTGTATGCCTATCTTATATATGAAGCCATGCATCTCTACGACCTGTATGTCCCGGAGGATTTCACCCGGGCTTCGTTCTACAAAATGCTGCTGGCGGCGCTGCTGACGCTGGGACTCGCTTATGTGTTGCCGCGGATCAAGGTACTGTATGACAACGTGATCGGCTATATGGTTTATTTCCTCTATGCGGTCGGTTATGTTATCGCAGTGGGACTCACCTTCGGCCAGCATACCCTGCGGGCAGATTTCAGCGATAATACAGCGGCCGATTACATCTCCTTCGGACTGCTGCTGCTGTTCAACGTGTTCGTCTGGCTGAACGGCGGGCGCCTCCTGAAGGTGCTGCTCAGACGGGAATACAACAATGCCGAGCTGTATCCGGTCATCATGGGCGTCTATCTGCTGGCAGTCGTTACCGCCTTCCTCAGCATGCAGCTGCGGCAGACAGACGGCGGGCTGGTATACAGTATCACGTACCTGCTGCTGGCGGTGCTGTTCATCATGTTCGGCTTCCGCCGCAGATACGTGTATATCCGGCGATTCGGACTGGGCCTCACACTGCTGGCTACCGGCAAGCTGCTGCTCTACGATCTTCAGCTTCTCGGAACGGGCAGCAAAATCATTGCCTATTTCAGCTTCGGTATATGCCTGCTGGGCATCTCTTATCTTTATCAGCGGGTATCGGCCAGAATGGAGGAAGCCTATGCGCAGACACAACCAGAGCAACCGGAGCAGGAGGAACAGGATTCTGATCAAGAGTAG
- a CDS encoding glycoside hydrolase family 1 protein, protein MTAKKFPESFLWGGAVAANQLEGAYNEDGKGLSTQDVAPQGIKGPITEAPTEDNMKLVGIDFYHRYKEDIKLFAEMGFKVFRTSIAWTRIFPNGDELTPNEKGLQFYDDLFDECHKYGIEPLVTISHYETPLHLSKQYNGWVNRDLVGFYERYARTLFTRYKGKVKYWLTFNEINSILHEPFMSGGIYTPKEQLSKQDLYQAIHHELVASATAVKIGHEIDPEAQIGCMILSMPTYPLTPNPDDVIAAMKSEHMNYFFGDVHARGVYPGYMKRYFRENGIEIHMEPEDAEILKHTVDFISFSYYVSICETGDDSSRKQTEGNLFSGAANPYLEASEWGWQIDPQGLRYVLNMFYDRYQKPLFIVENGLGAKDVLITGEDGVPTVNDDYRIKYLNDHLVQVGEALEDGVDIMGYTAWGCIDLVSASTAELSKRYGFIYVDRHDDNTGTLERYRKKSFHWYKDVIATDGQSLK, encoded by the coding sequence ATGACTGCAAAAAAATTTCCTGAAAGCTTCCTGTGGGGCGGTGCAGTAGCAGCTAACCAGCTGGAAGGCGCATATAATGAAGACGGCAAAGGCCTGTCCACCCAGGACGTGGCTCCGCAAGGTATCAAAGGACCCATCACCGAAGCACCTACCGAAGATAATATGAAGCTGGTCGGCATCGACTTCTATCACCGTTACAAGGAAGATATCAAGCTGTTCGCCGAAATGGGCTTCAAGGTGTTCCGTACCTCCATTGCCTGGACGCGTATCTTCCCGAACGGGGACGAGCTTACGCCTAACGAAAAAGGCCTGCAATTTTACGACGACCTGTTCGACGAATGCCATAAATATGGAATCGAGCCGCTGGTGACCATCTCTCACTACGAGACACCGCTGCACCTCTCCAAGCAATATAACGGCTGGGTTAACCGTGATCTGGTTGGCTTCTACGAGCGTTATGCCAGAACGTTGTTCACGCGCTACAAGGGCAAAGTAAAGTACTGGCTGACTTTTAACGAGATTAACTCCATTCTGCACGAACCGTTCATGAGCGGCGGAATTTACACTCCCAAGGAACAGCTGAGCAAGCAGGATCTGTATCAGGCCATCCATCATGAGCTGGTAGCCAGTGCAACGGCTGTCAAAATCGGACACGAAATCGATCCCGAAGCCCAAATCGGCTGCATGATCCTCAGTATGCCGACTTACCCGCTGACTCCTAACCCGGATGACGTGATCGCAGCAATGAAGTCAGAGCATATGAACTACTTCTTCGGCGATGTGCATGCGCGCGGCGTATACCCAGGCTATATGAAACGCTACTTCCGTGAAAACGGCATCGAGATTCATATGGAGCCGGAAGATGCGGAAATTCTGAAGCACACGGTAGACTTCATCTCCTTCAGCTACTATGTAAGTATCTGCGAAACCGGCGATGACAGCAGCCGCAAGCAGACGGAAGGCAACCTGTTCAGCGGTGCAGCCAATCCATACCTGGAAGCAAGCGAATGGGGCTGGCAGATTGACCCGCAGGGTCTGCGCTACGTGCTGAACATGTTCTATGACCGCTACCAGAAACCGCTGTTTATCGTTGAGAACGGTCTTGGCGCGAAGGATGTGCTGATTACAGGCGAAGACGGCGTGCCGACAGTTAACGATGATTACCGGATTAAATATTTGAATGACCACCTGGTTCAGGTAGGCGAAGCGCTGGAGGACGGCGTTGACATTATGGGTTACACTGCTTGGGGCTGTATCGACCTGGTCAGCGCATCGACGGCAGAGCTCAGCAAACGTTACGGCTTCATTTATGTGGACCGCCACGACGACAACACAGGTACGCTGGAGCGTTACCGCAAGAAATCCTTCCACTGGTACAAGGATGTTATTGCTACTGACGGCCAGAGCCTGAAGTAA
- a CDS encoding LacI family DNA-binding transcriptional regulator: protein MSNLEQIAKLSGFSKATVSRVLNQSRHVSQPTRDKILAIMEELDYVPNGNAISLSKGLTMQIGLVTEGINEVMLPFLNSFVETASQYGYQTIIYTSSGDPRKELQAFEDMRRKRVDALVISTCVNDLALLGSYCKYGPIVSWQRMELPQIASVAMNQYDGYTLGLEHVISRGRTRIANAYGRPSSINTLGRIKAYEDAAHKHGLAELPQWSRTGIHSIRQGEELVREMLAVEDPLQRPDAVLCSNDLVAAGIVSEARRRQLRVPEDLAVVGFDNTELAHTLGITSIYNPIADQAKNAFHLLLAKLGGAGEQQQKLQYFLVQRATT, encoded by the coding sequence ATGTCGAATCTTGAGCAAATCGCCAAGCTGTCGGGATTTTCCAAAGCCACCGTATCAAGAGTGCTGAACCAGTCCCGCCATGTAAGCCAGCCGACCCGTGACAAAATTCTGGCGATTATGGAGGAGCTCGACTATGTGCCGAACGGCAACGCCATCTCCCTGTCCAAGGGGCTGACCATGCAGATCGGGCTGGTGACGGAGGGTATCAATGAGGTTATGCTGCCGTTCCTGAACAGCTTTGTGGAGACGGCCAGCCAGTACGGCTATCAGACGATTATCTATACCTCAAGCGGTGATCCGAGAAAAGAGCTGCAGGCGTTCGAGGATATGCGCAGAAAAAGAGTGGATGCGCTTGTCATCAGCACCTGTGTCAACGATCTTGCGCTGCTGGGCAGCTACTGCAAATACGGGCCGATTGTCTCCTGGCAGCGGATGGAGCTACCGCAGATTGCTTCGGTGGCAATGAACCAGTATGACGGTTATACGCTGGGGCTTGAGCATGTGATTAGCCGGGGGCGCACGCGCATCGCTAACGCTTATGGCAGGCCGAGCAGCATCAATACGCTGGGCCGGATTAAGGCTTATGAGGATGCCGCCCATAAGCACGGGTTAGCGGAGCTGCCGCAGTGGTCCCGCACCGGCATTCATTCCATCCGGCAAGGGGAAGAGCTGGTCCGGGAGATGCTGGCGGTGGAAGATCCGCTGCAGCGGCCGGATGCCGTTCTCTGCTCCAACGATCTGGTGGCGGCAGGCATCGTCAGCGAGGCGCGCCGCCGGCAGCTGCGGGTGCCGGAGGATCTGGCCGTCGTCGGCTTCGACAATACAGAGCTTGCCCATACGCTGGGGATTACATCCATTTATAATCCGATCGCCGACCAGGCGAAAAATGCCTTTCATCTGCTGCTCGCGAAGCTGGGAGGCGCAGGGGAGCAGCAGCAGAAACTGCAGTATTTCCTGGTGCAGCGGGCGACTACGTGA